One Rhodospirillales bacterium genomic window carries:
- a CDS encoding B12-binding domain-containing radical SAM protein produces the protein MKIAFVSIDAGIIAVGFRKMASLIRSVHPDTEISYIVPTNQMSVMSFLKGRCTSEIEDADMDRMAKHYAEFDIVASSSMTPYAELNKDLFARIKKINPNVFIIWGGIHPIVDSEDAIKHADAICIGEGEIAFSQFLTAYNAGEDFTQTKNFWFHKDDQIVRNGFLPLQTASDFESFPIPCYADNEIIFKNGRGFVPLDNDEYLKLNGIAFHTVWSIGCPFTCTYCSNSKFIDNDSDYRKIRHSSVDRIIAEIKNVLAIHPYITSITFHDDSFIGLPLDVVKEFSERWQKEINISFSVLGALPGLIRKEKVELLVKAGMYRIKMGIQSPSARILKFYKRPATVASTRKAIEIISDYTSSMIPPTYDLILDNPVENREDVLESLRFIYDMPRPFTLNIFSLRLMPNTELANQLKALDITHPTIEELSYTLVKPSFANILVYAIDIVRPPRKFFEFLLKYVKPYSEPQGEYPTALFLIRTLYMVKRGLNHLRFLDFSYFPGFMGAIGYWFAKAGILRFWHLHVLKFR, from the coding sequence ATGAAAATTGCTTTCGTGTCCATTGATGCTGGTATCATCGCTGTCGGATTTCGGAAAATGGCTTCTTTAATAAGAAGTGTCCATCCTGACACGGAAATTTCTTATATCGTGCCGACCAACCAAATGTCAGTCATGTCTTTTCTGAAAGGCAGATGCACATCTGAAATTGAAGACGCAGATATGGATCGCATGGCCAAACATTATGCCGAGTTCGACATAGTAGCCAGTTCCTCCATGACCCCGTATGCGGAATTGAACAAAGACCTGTTTGCACGCATTAAAAAAATCAATCCAAATGTATTTATAATTTGGGGCGGGATCCATCCAATTGTTGATTCTGAAGATGCCATAAAACACGCTGATGCTATTTGTATCGGTGAAGGCGAAATTGCCTTTAGCCAATTTCTTACCGCATACAACGCCGGTGAAGACTTTACACAAACAAAGAATTTCTGGTTCCACAAAGATGATCAGATTGTTCGTAACGGATTTCTACCCCTGCAGACAGCAAGCGATTTTGAAAGTTTCCCAATCCCTTGCTATGCCGATAATGAGATCATTTTTAAAAATGGCCGGGGGTTTGTCCCATTGGACAATGACGAGTATCTCAAACTTAACGGCATTGCATTCCATACAGTTTGGTCGATTGGCTGCCCCTTTACCTGTACGTATTGCAGCAATTCCAAGTTTATTGACAATGATTCAGATTACCGAAAAATCCGCCATTCTTCGGTGGATAGAATTATTGCTGAGATTAAAAATGTTTTGGCCATACACCCCTATATCACTTCCATTACATTTCATGACGATAGCTTTATTGGGCTTCCCCTAGACGTTGTTAAAGAATTCTCAGAGCGGTGGCAGAAGGAAATCAATATCAGTTTCAGTGTCCTTGGCGCCTTGCCTGGTTTAATCAGAAAAGAAAAAGTGGAATTGCTTGTCAAAGCTGGCATGTACCGCATCAAGATGGGCATTCAGAGCCCCAGTGCGCGCATTCTAAAATTCTATAAGCGCCCGGCGACGGTCGCCTCTACGCGAAAGGCGATTGAAATTATTTCAGATTATACATCCTCGATGATTCCCCCAACCTATGATTTGATTTTGGATAACCCGGTCGAAAATCGAGAAGATGTTCTAGAATCACTGCGGTTTATTTATGATATGCCCCGGCCCTTTACGCTGAATATTTTCTCTCTCAGGCTCATGCCGAATACTGAACTTGCCAACCAATTAAAGGCACTTGATATCACCCATCCGACCATTGAGGAACTCAGCTACACGTTGGTGAAGCCCTCATTCGCCAACATTTTGGTCTACGCAATCGATATCGTGCGTCCGCCACGCAAATTTTTTGAATTCCTGTTGAAATACGTGAAACCCTACAGCGAACCACAAGGGGAATATCCGACGGCTCTATTTTTGATTAGAACCCTTTATATGGTCAAAAGGGGGCTTAACCATCTCCGTTTCCTGGATTTTTCGTATTTTCCGGGCTTCATGGGTGCCATTGGCTATTGGTTTGCAAAGGCAGGCATCCTGCGTTTCTGGCATCTCCATGTTCTTAAATTCAGATAA
- a CDS encoding 2OG-Fe(II) oxygenase → MSLDIAEQLLAQLEPQLDQDRAKYHDEIDIPYIVFDEFLDKDLAQQVSSDFPPIGDSRWDFNYHFNERKLGYNIEHALPPSVDSLVKALSSKAFVDYLEKLTKIDGLIPDYSHSKAMHYAPSGGFINLHMDPNVHPDDRHLKRQVNLLLYLNENWEKSFGGELQIWNKPVTKCYAKALPILNRCLIFNTMKVMHGFPDPITCPEKDGRKAIVMYYFTREDKEIRQKVTGYKARPSDPLSAKINVFSGKVLLRIFYFLRDHFGLTQEVAGRITRFVENLRSKNK, encoded by the coding sequence ATGAGCCTTGATATTGCGGAACAATTGCTCGCTCAATTGGAACCACAGCTGGATCAGGATAGAGCCAAATACCATGACGAAATCGATATCCCCTATATCGTCTTTGATGAATTTTTGGACAAAGATTTAGCCCAACAAGTTTCCAGCGATTTCCCTCCAATTGGAGATTCCAGATGGGATTTCAATTATCACTTCAATGAAAGAAAGCTGGGCTACAACATAGAGCATGCCTTGCCGCCATCGGTAGATTCTCTTGTTAAAGCATTATCATCAAAAGCATTCGTTGATTATCTGGAAAAGCTAACAAAGATTGACGGGTTAATCCCGGACTACAGTCATAGCAAGGCAATGCATTACGCGCCGTCAGGGGGGTTTATAAATTTACATATGGACCCCAACGTGCATCCGGACGACCGGCATTTGAAACGGCAAGTTAATTTGCTGTTATACCTTAATGAAAATTGGGAAAAATCTTTTGGGGGAGAACTTCAAATTTGGAACAAGCCAGTCACCAAATGTTATGCGAAGGCCCTTCCTATTTTAAACCGGTGCCTTATTTTCAATACAATGAAAGTAATGCACGGATTCCCAGACCCTATTACCTGTCCTGAAAAGGATGGAAGAAAAGCCATTGTCATGTACTATTTTACTAGGGAGGATAAGGAAATCCGGCAAAAAGTGACCGGCTATAAAGCCCGTCCCTCTGATCCACTTTCTGCCAAAATCAATGTATTTAGCGGGAAGGTGTTGCTTCGAATTTTCTATTTTTTAAGGGATCACTTTGGATTAACACAAGAGGTCGCTGGCCGGATAACCAGGTTTGTCGAAAATTTGCGATCCAAAAATAAGTGA
- a CDS encoding flippase-like domain-containing protein — protein sequence MLVAGGLLFALYKLEIISISEMARAVSDPVNIFSVGVSVFSMSLVTVYRWRMLLASQGLVLPFFSLFQVYYISLAYTPILPGGIGGDAMRIAYTVRLSSGNEVKAVVSIFVDRLASLSGLLLASFIMVIPYIPRAMEGSTTLLLGALFLGGVVLGSTLFFALALKSNRRFGLTDWMRNRFTNRLAQFVIRGFDSLASYRGHPKVIVAAILLSTINQLFVIFAIVIIAARLGFSGPGITDIGIATTLTQIANVLPLTPGGIGVGEAAFNQLLAILTAENVALGYGSIFLTYRLLSIIMTLPGLLCYLMFSTVKKPE from the coding sequence ATGTTGGTTGCGGGGGGGCTTCTCTTCGCACTTTACAAGCTGGAGATTATCTCTATTTCAGAGATGGCCCGCGCCGTATCAGATCCGGTTAATATCTTTTCTGTTGGTGTTTCTGTCTTCTCCATGAGCCTGGTGACAGTGTATCGCTGGCGGATGCTGCTTGCATCCCAGGGTTTGGTGCTTCCATTTTTTAGCTTGTTTCAAGTCTATTATATAAGCCTTGCCTATACGCCCATTCTTCCCGGCGGCATTGGTGGTGATGCCATGCGCATCGCCTATACGGTACGCCTTTCGTCTGGAAACGAGGTCAAGGCCGTCGTCTCCATTTTTGTTGACCGACTGGCTTCCTTGTCGGGCCTGTTATTGGCATCTTTTATTATGGTAATCCCCTATATTCCCAGAGCCATGGAAGGCAGCACCACCTTGTTGCTTGGGGCATTGTTTCTCGGCGGAGTGGTCTTGGGCAGTACGTTATTTTTTGCATTGGCTTTGAAGTCAAACCGACGCTTTGGGTTGACCGATTGGATGCGCAATCGATTTACGAACCGGCTGGCGCAGTTTGTCATCAGGGGGTTTGATTCCCTTGCAAGCTATCGCGGTCACCCGAAGGTGATTGTAGCAGCCATTTTGCTAAGCACGATCAATCAGCTCTTCGTCATTTTTGCGATTGTGATTATTGCGGCGCGATTGGGGTTTTCCGGGCCGGGCATTACCGATATAGGCATTGCGACAACCCTAACCCAGATTGCTAATGTATTGCCTTTGACCCCCGGTGGCATCGGGGTCGGAGAAGCCGCGTTCAATCAGTTGTTAGCAATATTGACGGCTGAAAATGTTGCGCTCGGTTATGGCTCTATATTTTTAACCTATCGGCTTTTGAGCATTATTATGACCCTGCCCGGACTATTGTGTTATCTGATGTTTAGCACCGTGAAGAAGCCGGAATAA
- a CDS encoding bifunctional aldolase/short-chain dehydrogenase — protein sequence MKSIWSERKSRAYIARYHKKGVNKDLALRVYTTRLLGRDPALVLHGGGNTSVKTQVNDRMGNRVDVLCVKGSGWDMGDIEPEGLPAVRLDAILDLKTLDALSDEDMVNAQRCALLDATSPNPSVETLLHAFLPHKFVDHTHSTAILSVSDQKNGVKICRDLYGDRMGIVPYIMPGFDLAKKAAEVFEQDPSVDGLILDKHGIFTFGDTAREAYERMIEKVSMAEAHIKGHRKNRLVPARLPASKATVAEVAPIIRGFLADQTAGDGGLIKRQVLDFRTSPAIRAYVGGQNLARYAQTGVVTPDHTIRTKNWPLIVPAPAKGGIEAFSVGVKGAVNDFVKRYHDYFRTNNRRLGGIKKELDPMPRVVLVPGLGLFGAGASKGAAKIAADIATNTVGTILDAQSIGRYHCVGEADMFDLEYWSLEQAKLGNAVEKPLARHVVAITGGASGIGLATARAFKAQGAEVAILDFNQKMLDQAVKATGAFGVICDVTSKTSVKAAFGAVCKHFGGLDILVSNAGRAWQGKIGDVDEKVLRDSFELNFYGHQRVAQAGVAIMRQQGTGGVLLFNTSKQAVNPGADFGPYGLPKAATLFLMRQYAVDHGADGIRSNAVNADRIRSGLLTDDMIKTRARARGVDTRNYMSGNLLGREVNADDVAKAFVDLACAEKTTAAVLTVDGGNIAAALR from the coding sequence ATGAAATCAATTTGGTCAGAACGGAAATCACGCGCGTATATCGCACGCTACCATAAAAAAGGCGTGAACAAGGACTTGGCACTCAGGGTCTATACCACGCGCCTTTTAGGGCGTGACCCGGCCTTGGTTCTGCACGGTGGCGGCAATACTTCGGTCAAGACACAGGTCAATGATCGGATGGGCAATCGCGTGGATGTGCTTTGCGTCAAAGGCTCTGGCTGGGATATGGGCGATATTGAGCCCGAGGGCCTGCCTGCGGTTCGCCTTGATGCCATTTTGGACTTGAAAACCCTTGATGCGCTCAGCGATGAGGACATGGTCAATGCCCAACGGTGCGCTCTTTTGGATGCGACCTCGCCAAACCCGTCCGTGGAAACATTGCTTCATGCTTTTTTGCCTCACAAATTTGTAGACCATACCCATTCCACAGCCATTCTTTCAGTTTCCGATCAAAAAAATGGCGTGAAAATATGTCGCGATCTCTATGGCGATCGTATGGGGATCGTTCCCTACATCATGCCGGGCTTTGATTTGGCAAAAAAAGCTGCCGAAGTGTTTGAACAAGACCCAAGTGTTGATGGGTTAATTCTGGATAAGCACGGGATTTTCACGTTTGGGGATACGGCCCGCGAAGCCTATGAACGGATGATCGAAAAGGTGTCCATGGCAGAGGCGCATATCAAGGGCCACCGGAAAAACCGTCTGGTTCCTGCCCGCTTGCCAGCATCGAAGGCGACCGTTGCCGAGGTTGCCCCCATCATACGTGGGTTTCTTGCCGATCAAACAGCCGGGGATGGGGGGTTGATTAAACGCCAAGTCCTCGATTTTAGAACCAGCCCCGCCATCCGTGCTTATGTCGGTGGGCAAAATCTTGCGCGGTATGCCCAGACCGGGGTGGTGACGCCGGATCATACCATCCGCACCAAGAATTGGCCGTTGATCGTGCCAGCTCCGGCCAAGGGTGGGATTGAGGCATTCAGCGTAGGCGTAAAGGGCGCGGTGAATGACTTTGTTAAGCGCTACCACGATTATTTTCGCACGAATAATCGTCGTCTTGGCGGGATCAAAAAAGAACTCGATCCCATGCCGCGCGTCGTACTGGTGCCGGGCCTTGGTTTGTTTGGGGCGGGAGCATCAAAAGGGGCTGCAAAAATTGCCGCCGATATTGCGACCAATACGGTGGGCACCATTTTAGATGCCCAATCCATTGGCCGCTATCACTGTGTTGGCGAAGCGGACATGTTTGATCTTGAATATTGGTCTCTTGAACAGGCCAAACTTGGCAATGCCGTTGAAAAGCCTCTGGCCCGCCATGTGGTTGCGATCACCGGTGGCGCATCGGGTATTGGTCTTGCTACGGCCCGAGCGTTCAAGGCCCAAGGCGCTGAAGTGGCGATCCTGGACTTTAATCAAAAAATGCTGGACCAGGCGGTTAAGGCGACAGGGGCATTTGGTGTGATTTGTGATGTGACCAGCAAGACTTCGGTGAAGGCAGCATTCGGGGCCGTTTGCAAACATTTTGGGGGGCTTGATATTCTGGTTTCCAATGCCGGGCGTGCTTGGCAGGGAAAAATTGGGGACGTCGATGAAAAAGTGCTTCGCGATAGTTTCGAGCTGAATTTCTATGGTCATCAAAGGGTGGCACAGGCCGGCGTTGCCATAATGCGGCAGCAGGGAACCGGTGGCGTGCTTCTTTTCAATACGTCAAAACAAGCCGTTAATCCCGGCGCTGATTTTGGTCCCTATGGACTTCCTAAAGCGGCAACGCTTTTTCTCATGCGCCAATATGCAGTGGACCATGGTGCCGATGGCATTCGATCCAATGCCGTAAATGCGGATCGTATCCGTTCTGGCCTTTTAACCGATGACATGATTAAAACTCGCGCGCGTGCCCGTGGTGTTGATACACGCAACTATATGAGCGGAAATTTACTGGGTCGTGAGGTGAATGCCGATGATGTCGCCAAGGCCTTTGTCGATCTGGCTTGCGCAGAAAAAACCACCGCAGCGGTGTTGACCGTTGATGGTGGCAATATTGCCGCTGCGCTGCGTTAG
- a CDS encoding HAD family hydrolase — MKPAIFLDRDGVILEPVDYLHREEDMAIIAGMEREIASLNALGIPVIVITNQSAVARGILNEDALSELHGVMRDQLAQTGASLDAIYYCPHHPDVGEPPYRAACSCRKPAPGMILQAATDLEIDLANSAFIGDALTDIEAAHNAGVGTTVLVLTGHGKKEFARIGTQGPQPDMILADGPTAIQALIEIMKDKT; from the coding sequence ATGAAACCAGCCATATTTTTGGACCGCGATGGGGTCATTTTGGAACCGGTGGATTACCTGCACCGAGAAGAAGACATGGCCATCATAGCTGGCATGGAACGCGAAATTGCTTCTCTGAACGCCTTGGGAATTCCTGTCATCGTCATCACCAATCAATCCGCCGTGGCTCGGGGGATATTGAACGAGGATGCCTTGTCAGAACTTCATGGGGTGATGCGTGACCAATTGGCCCAAACCGGCGCATCCCTGGATGCCATCTATTATTGCCCCCATCACCCCGATGTTGGAGAACCGCCCTATCGTGCGGCTTGTTCATGCCGCAAACCGGCCCCGGGTATGATCTTGCAGGCGGCCACCGACCTGGAGATTGATCTGGCCAATAGTGCCTTCATCGGCGATGCCCTGACGGATATAGAAGCAGCGCACAATGCCGGGGTTGGCACCACGGTTCTTGTCTTGACCGGCCATGGCAAAAAAGAATTTGCGCGCATTGGAACGCAAGGCCCCCAACCAGACATGATTCTGGCCGATGGCCCAACGGCCATTCAAGCGCTCATAGAAATCATGAAAGACAAAACTTAA
- a CDS encoding NUDIX hydrolase, which translates to MSDQGSDSEKPAKKSAPNPVRLLNRDIGCQNSKWNVYLDHISDDHGNEVRDFIVLGGQVRRDDLIGGVCILPILDGAIGLQQYFRHAVAETLWEVPRGFIDEGETPVEAALRELKEETGLSCDLGDVVSLGFYLPEPSTIGVRGAVFAAPSCRLGEAQGDPEIGLGGVSYFSIDEVSDMAHTSKIQDAATLIAFYRYVDWCQRSR; encoded by the coding sequence ATGTCTGATCAGGGTTCAGACAGTGAGAAACCCGCTAAAAAATCCGCCCCTAATCCAGTTCGTTTGCTGAACAGGGATATTGGATGTCAAAACAGCAAATGGAATGTCTACCTTGACCATATCAGCGATGATCATGGGAACGAGGTTCGCGATTTTATCGTCCTTGGTGGCCAGGTTCGCCGGGATGATCTGATTGGGGGTGTTTGTATTTTACCAATCCTTGATGGGGCGATCGGGTTGCAGCAGTATTTCCGACATGCCGTAGCTGAAACCCTGTGGGAGGTTCCAAGAGGCTTTATTGATGAGGGCGAAACGCCGGTTGAAGCGGCTTTGCGCGAATTGAAGGAAGAAACAGGCCTGTCTTGTGATCTCGGCGATGTTGTTTCGCTTGGCTTTTATCTCCCTGAACCCAGCACCATTGGCGTTCGGGGGGCCGTTTTTGCAGCACCAAGCTGTCGATTGGGGGAAGCCCAGGGTGATCCTGAAATTGGTCTTGGGGGGGTATCTTATTTTTCAATAGATGAAGTCAGTGACATGGCACATACCTCAAAAATTCAGGATGCCGCCACTTTGATCGCATTTTACCGCTACGTTGATTGGTGCCAAAGATCAAGATAG